From the genome of Triticum aestivum cultivar Chinese Spring chromosome 3B, IWGSC CS RefSeq v2.1, whole genome shotgun sequence, one region includes:
- the LOC123064804 gene encoding F-box/FBD/LRR-repeat protein At1g16930 yields the protein MEDVAGMIFSGPEFKKMDENMRMLTVDVFKAIPRPTVSTAAPLASAAAAARDGVDRISRLPVGILRNIVSRLPAKDAGRTTALAKRWRRVWHSVPLVLVDAHLLSDRSVVGRGQFREMGLESWYAGLFRILDAMGTLADNVSHVLAAHPGPFAFVYLAGNNMLYHLDKLELWLKLLAAKGVKELVFVNLASKFDDQLPIPAAELFNCTALTKLYIGTWCFPDTSTSDLPPTAAFPYLRELGLCNLLIKDKDLAFVLDRCPVLEKLMIARSRWPVCLRIHSRSLRSVQVCMAIVPEINVVRATRLERLFLWEAWGWGDRDLTNMSSKVKIGHAPKLRFLGFLVPGMHQLEIRNTAIMVNTKASPNTTVPSVQMLGVQVKLGTHFEARMLPSFLRCFPNIETLYVQSENDDFKFWGPKTGGTSKAINLKFWKDAGPIECIQRHIKKLVLREFRGRKSELDFLKYIAEHAQVLEEMVIVMTHGHLPSDNLGAKLRIFMASAKWANGCCKMMVFKSPFEQEGTAWCYLRGFDFSIEDPFDVSKCREDKCAAH from the exons ATGGAGGACGTAGCCGGGATGATTTTCTCTGGCCCCGAGTTCAAGAAGATGGACGAGAACATGCGAATGCTGACGGTGGACGTCTTCAAGGCCATCCCCAGGCCGACCGTCTCCACGGCCGCGCCcctcgccagcgccgccgccgccgcgcgggaCGGCGTCGACCGCATCAGCCGCCTCCCCGTCGGGATCCTCCGCAACATCGTCTCCCGCCTCCCCGCCAAGGACGCCGGGCGCACCACCGCGCTGGCCAAGCGCTGGCGCCGCGTCTGGCACTCGGTGCCGCTCGTCCTCGTCGACGCGCACCTCCTCTCCGACCGCAGCGTCGTGGGGCGCGGCCAGTTCCGCGAGATGGGCCTCGAGTCCTGGTACGCCGGCCTGTTTCGCATCCTGGACGCCATGGGCACCCTCGCAGACAACGTGTCCCACGTCCTCGCCGCGCACCCGGGCCCCTTCGCCTTCGTCTACCTCGCCGGCAACAACATGTTGTATCACCTGGACAAGTTGGAGCTCTGGCTCAAACTCCTCGCCGCCAAGGGCGTCAAAGAACTCGTCTTTGTGAACCTCGCATCCAAGTTCGACGACCAGCTGCCCATACCCGCCGCCGAGCTCTTCAACTGCACCGCCCTCACCAAGCTCTACATCGGCACCTGGTGCTTCCCGGACACAAGCACATCCGACCTCCCGCCTACTGCTGCCTTCCCCTACCTCCGGGAGCTTGGCCTCTGCAACCTCCTCATCAAGGACAAGGACCTCGCCTTCGTGCTGGACAGATGCCCCGTCCTGGAGAAGCTCATGATCGCCAGAAGCCGGTGGCCAGTGTGCCTCCGCATCCACAGCCGCAGTCTACGAAGCGTTCAGGTGTGCATGGCTATCGTGCCAGAAATCAATGTGGTGCGCGCTACACGCCTGGAGAGGCTCTTTCTGTGGGAAGCTTGGGGTTGGGGCGACCGTGATCTCACCAACATGTCCTCCAAAGTCAAGATCGGCCATGCACCCAAGCTGCGCTTCCTGGGATTCTTGGTGCCTGGAATGCACCAACTTGAGATTCGCAACACAGCCATCATG GTTAACACCAAGGCAAGTCCAAACACCACTGTCCCAAGCGTTCAGATGCTGGGAGTTCAAGTGAAACTTGGAACCCACTTTGAAGCCAGGATGCTGCCTAGTTTCCTCAGATGCTTTCCTAACATCGAGACGCTCTATGTCCAG TCCGAGAATGATGACTTCAAGTTCTGGGGACCTAAAACTGGTGGCACAAGCAAAGCCATCAACCTCAAGTTCTGGAAGGATGCTGGTCCTATTGAATGCATCCAGAGGCACATCAAGAAGTTGGTTCTCCGTGAGTTCCGGGGGAGGAAAAGCGAGCTTGACTTCCTCAAGTACATTGCCGAGCATGCGCAAGTTCTGGAGGAGATGGTGATTGTGATGACCCATGGGCATTTGCCGTCAGATAATTTGGGTGCCAAGCTGAGGATCTTCATGGCTTCTGCAAAATGGGCTAATGGATGCTGCAAGATGATGGTCTTCAAGAGTCCATTTGAGCAAGAAGGTACAGCGTGGTGCTACCTAAGAGGATTTGATTTTTCTATTGAGGATCCTTTTGATGTCTCAAAATGCCGCGAAGACAAATGTGCTGCCCATTAG